In Nymphaea colorata isolate Beijing-Zhang1983 chromosome 13, ASM883128v2, whole genome shotgun sequence, one DNA window encodes the following:
- the LOC116266691 gene encoding disease resistance protein RPV1-like, with protein MVECRRADRRRLIIPVFFGVEPSDVGKQEGHFLPAFQKHEKNEKLKEGMRDWKNALREVGKISGFNLKDANEHEADLITCILKRIMEEVNPKYQLMCAYPTDLNSGVNEVIERLDRKVRMVGICGIGGIGKTTLAKAVYNRLLKQHNENCSSFEKCSFLANVREVSK; from the exons ATGGTGGAGTGCAGGAGGGCGGACCGAAGGAGGCTCATCATTCCTGTATTCTTCGGTGTCGAACCTTCCGATGTTGGGAAGCAGGAAGGTCATTTTTTGCCAGCGTTCcagaagcatgaaaaaaatgagaagctAAAGGAAGGGATGAGGGACTGGAAGAATGCTTTGCGTGAGGTTGGAAAGATATCGGGGTTCAACCTAAAGGATGCAAATGA GCACGAAGCAGATCTTATAACGTGCATTTTGAAAAGGATTATGGAGGAAGTGAACCCTAAATACCAGCTCATGTGCGCCTATCCTACAGATCTTAATTCTGGCGTAAATGAGGTGATCGAACGGTTGGATAGGAAAGTTAGAATGGTTGGGATTTGTGGGATAGGCGGCATCGGGAAGACAACCCTTGCCAAAGCAGTCTACAACAGATTATTAAAGCAGCACAATGAGAACTGTTCCAGCTTCGAGAAGTGCAGCTTCCTTGCAAATGTCCGCGAAGTATCAAAGTAG
- the LOC116266565 gene encoding disease resistance protein Roq1-like — protein MPINDKDDGITKIRNRIGDMKVLVVLDDVDHKDQLDALVGSQSGWFSSESITIVTCRDESIFKGRQKVNYMVPELDPAQSLKLFSQHAFKQPEPKSDWRGELSKKVVSIAGGIPLCLQVFGSLFSDIKSIEGWESKLEQLKRDQNEEVHVRLKISYDSLDTKKQRIFLDIACFLIGWEDWMQVYPGELERWEERKQKKEYAMLMWEGSRLYPTDAIEELQRKFLISINDEHGTFEMHDQIRDMGRNIVQQEPVATRFWENNETSQMLQRRKGTEKVEAIIFHRHVGQHNIPPLNTMSFRNMDELRILDTSCVRMEGSYQDLPKSLKFLRWWQCPLKSLPIIDFDVMNIVVLDLTESIIEEFLGPNVTNSWFFHYLHPQEVNYSRTFSQLKVLILKNCKNLKSSPDFRLIPNATKLVFEGCTKLGRVHESIGDLQRLVRLNLGDCRSLKKIPDSICRLSSLEKLVLSGCWSLGELPEEIGRLTSLKVLQLGPGDMQRLPESVGLLTNLQELEAILCTDLKTIPDISNLQALRRLRLSGCSQLMDVPGLSKLRCLESLQLNGCNALRDMNDMMKEAKFEHCKYLSIPGQPIDYSRSKSTGGWAWLVTVSFALPNVPRPGRTGVVVEGRVPRSYTVTQVKAERHDSSTIIFEEAESDEA, from the exons ATGCCAATAAACGACAAGGACGACGGCATCACCAAGATCAGAAACAGAATTGGAGACATGAAAGTGCTTGTAGTTCTTGACGATGTTGATCATAAAGACCAGCTCGATGCGCTGGTCGGCAGCCAGTCAGGTTGGTTCAGTAGCGAAAGCATAACCATTGTCACTTGTAGAGATGAAAGCATCTTTAAGGGACGACAGAAAGTCAACTACATGGTTCCGGAATTGGATCCTGCCCAATCGCTTAAACTTTTCAGTCAGCATGCATTTAAGCAACCCGAGCCAAAATCAGATTGGAGAGGTGAATTGTCGAAGAAAGTTGTGTCAATTGCTGGTGGGATACCTCTGTGCCTCCAAGTATTTGGGAGCCTCTTCTCTGACATTAAATCCATTGAAGGATGGGAGTCGAAGCTGGAGCAATTAAAACGGGATCAAAATGAAGAAGTCCATGTTAGGTTAAAAATAAGCTATGACAGCCTTGATACTAAAAAACAGCGGATATTCTTGGACATAGCATGTTTTCTTATTGGTTGGGAGGATTGGATGCAAGTTTACCCAGGGGAATTGGAGAGATGGGaagagaggaaacaaaagaaagaatacGCAATGCTCATGTGGGAAGGTTCCAGACTTTACCCAACTGATGCAATTGAAGAGTTGCAGCGTAAATTTCTAATCAGCATAAATGATGAGCATGGCACATTtgaaatgcatgatcaaatacGAGACATGGGAAGAAATATTGTCCAGCAGGAGCCGGTGGCAACCAGGTTTTGGGAAAATAACGAAACATCGCAAATGCTTCAACGAAGAAAG GGAACAGAGAAGGTTGAAGCCATTATTTTCCACCGTCACGTCGGGCAGCATAATATTCCACCTTTGAACACGATGTCTTTTAGAAACATGGATGAGCTGAGAATACTTGATACAAGCTGCGTCAGGATGGAGGGCTCGTATCAGGATCTACCCAAATCGTTGAAGTTCCTGAGGTGGTGGCAGTGTCCATTGAAATCATTGCCGATCATCGACTTCGATGTTATGAACATTGTAGTGCTCGACCTGACAGAGAGCATCATAGAGGAGTTTCTAGGTCCAAATGTGACTAACTCGTGGTTTTTTCATTACCTCCACCCCCAAGAGGTGAACTACTCGCGGACATTCAGCCAATTGAAAGTGCTTATTCTCAAAAATTGCAAGAACCTCAAGAGCTCCCCCGATTTTAGGCTGATTCCAAACGCAACCAAATTGGTATTTGAAGGGTGCACCAAGCTTGGTCGAGTCCACGAATCGATCGGCGATCTCCAAAGGTTGGTGCGCTTGAACTTGGGAGACTGTCGTTCTCTAAAGAAAATACCTGATAGCATCTGTCGCCTAAGTTCTTTGGAGAAGCTCGTCCTGAGCGGGTGTTGGTCACTGGGAGAACTCCCAGAAGAGATTGGCAGGTTGACGTCTTTAAAGGTGCTCCAATTAGGCCCAGGGGATATGCAAAGACTTCCGGAGTCTGTTGGCCTGTTGACAAACCTGCAGGAGTTGGAAGCCATCCTTTGCACGGATTTGAAGACCATCCCAGACATTTCAAATTTGCAAGCCCTGAGACGTTTACGTCTGAGCGGATGCTCACAGCTGATGGATGTTCCTGGCCTTAGCAAACTGAGATGCCTAGAGTCCCTGCAACTCAACGGCTGTAATGCACTAAGGGACATGAATGACATGATGAAG GAAGCGAAATTCGAACATTGCAAATATCTCAGCATTCCTGGACAGCCGATTGATTATTCCCGCTCCAAATCCACAGGCGGATGGGCATGGTTGGTGACGGTATCTTTTGCTCTCCCCAATGTGCCCCGCCCAGGCAGGACTGGAGTTGTTGTTGAGGGCCGCGTGCCACGGTCTTATACAGTAACCCAGGTTAAGGCCGAGAGGCATGATAGTTCTACGATAATCTTTGAAGAGGCAGAAAGTGATGAGGCATAG